A genomic stretch from Zeimonas sediminis includes:
- a CDS encoding type II 3-dehydroquinate dehydratase has product MPTPLFVLNGANLNMLGKREPHIYGTTTLAEVQEMTEKLAAELGLDCDFRQTNHEGELVEWIQEAFEKDAALIINPAGFSFGRVPVLDAVRMIKQPVIEVHISNIHARPEPHTHSLISRGVTGVICGLGPGGYLLAVRAVADALKARG; this is encoded by the coding sequence ATGCCAACTCCCCTGTTCGTCCTGAACGGCGCCAACCTGAACATGCTCGGCAAGCGCGAGCCGCACATCTACGGCACGACCACGCTCGCCGAAGTCCAGGAGATGACCGAGAAGCTCGCGGCCGAGCTGGGGCTGGACTGCGACTTTCGCCAGACCAACCACGAGGGCGAGCTGGTCGAGTGGATCCAGGAAGCCTTCGAGAAGGACGCGGCGTTGATCATCAACCCGGCCGGCTTCTCGTTCGGTCGGGTGCCGGTGCTCGATGCGGTGCGAATGATCAAGCAGCCGGTGATCGAGGTGCACATCTCGAACATCCACGCGCGGCCCGAGCCGCACACGCACTCGCTGATCTCGCGCGGGGTGACCGGCGTGATCTGCGGGCTGGGGCCGGGCGGCTACCTGCTGGCGGTTCGCGCAGTGGCCGACGCGCTGAAGGCGCGCGGCTGA